The region CCGACTACGCGCCCGCCGGCGCCGACAAGGTCGCCGACCACACCGCCAAGTACACCCCGGTGGTCAACAACTACCTGAACTTCATCTACAACCCGAAGCTCGCCCAGCCCGCGCCGGCCTCCTGGCAGGACCTGCTCGACCCGCGCTTCGAGGGCAAGCTCCAGTACTCCACGCCCGGCCAGGCCGGTGACGGCACCGCCGTGCTGTTGCAGCTCAAGCACGTCATGGGGGACCAGGGCGCGCTGGACTACCTGGCCCGCCTGGAGGCCAACAACGTCGGCCCGTCCTCGTCCACCGGCAAGCTCCAGCCGAAGGTGTCCAAGGGCGAGATCCTGGTGGCCAACGGCGACCTGCAGATGAACCTGGCGTCGATCCGCGACGACAAGTCCGAGTTCGAGGTGTTCTTCCCCGCCGACGACCAGGGCGTGCGCTCCACGTTCGCCATCCCGTACTACGCCGGGCTCGCCACCGGTGCGCCGCACGCCGACAACGGCAGGAAGTTCCTCGACTTCCTGCTCTCCGCCGACGTGCAGAAGACCATCGCGACCGACGCGCTGGGCCAGGCCACCCGCTCCGACGTGCCCGCCGAGGGCGCGATCTCCGAGCTGCTCGA is a window of Saccharothrix espanaensis DSM 44229 DNA encoding:
- a CDS encoding 2-aminoethylphosphonate ABC transporter substrate-binding protein → MLRKVLAVGLLMLTAACGGTAGGSAEGDQTVTVYTVDGLANWYAKRAEEFKAKTGITVQLVESGSGEVVTRAEREKANPRADVLVTLPPFIQRADKAGLLADYAPAGADKVADHTAKYTPVVNNYLNFIYNPKLAQPAPASWQDLLDPRFEGKLQYSTPGQAGDGTAVLLQLKHVMGDQGALDYLARLEANNVGPSSSTGKLQPKVSKGEILVANGDLQMNLASIRDDKSEFEVFFPADDQGVRSTFAIPYYAGLATGAPHADNGRKFLDFLLSADVQKTIATDALGQATRSDVPAEGAISELLEGVRVWQPDWTAVVATLDADVAAYTKAVGR